The Streptomyces sp. NBC_00440 genome contains a region encoding:
- a CDS encoding sensor histidine kinase has protein sequence MNEERAVGIGKVPENRREAARKMVWIGIWLIFLSTPLNALLDGRYSAAEQALGWTGLTVFVGLYLVMVFRNTSRSLPTRTIHLTLAVLGALAIGLNLTLGSPWLVLFVYVAVNCGAVLPLRRATWGILGTTALMCLLSLRDDHPLELAGPLLIPALLGGFAMTGVRQLIRTTVELKQARATVAQLAANEERLRMARDLHDLLGHSLSLITLKSELAGRMLPDRPGQAAAQVADIEQVSRQALADVREAVTGYRRPTLPGELAGARTALAAAGIAADVPTDVPEDCRTGDLDEDQEAALAWALREGITNVVRHSAARHCTVALSSRQTLDGRRLELMVRDDGRHAVAGPRGNGLTGLAERLAQAGGTLDTRAGPGFTLTARVPIGSGA, from the coding sequence GTGAACGAGGAAAGAGCGGTCGGTATCGGAAAAGTACCCGAGAACCGCCGGGAGGCCGCCAGGAAGATGGTCTGGATCGGCATCTGGCTGATCTTCCTGAGCACCCCGCTGAACGCGCTGCTCGACGGCCGCTACTCGGCTGCCGAGCAGGCGCTCGGCTGGACCGGGCTGACCGTCTTCGTCGGCCTGTATCTCGTCATGGTCTTCCGCAACACCAGCCGCTCGCTCCCGACGAGGACGATCCACCTCACCCTGGCCGTCCTCGGCGCCCTCGCCATCGGCCTCAACCTCACCCTCGGCTCCCCCTGGCTCGTGCTCTTCGTGTACGTGGCGGTCAACTGCGGTGCGGTCCTGCCCCTGCGCAGGGCGACCTGGGGGATCCTCGGGACCACGGCGCTGATGTGCCTCCTCTCGCTCCGCGACGACCATCCGCTGGAGCTCGCGGGACCACTGCTCATCCCGGCGCTGCTCGGCGGGTTCGCGATGACCGGGGTGCGGCAGCTGATCCGTACGACGGTCGAGCTGAAGCAGGCCCGCGCCACGGTCGCCCAGCTCGCCGCCAACGAGGAGCGGCTGCGGATGGCCCGCGACCTCCATGACCTCCTCGGCCACTCCCTGTCGCTGATCACCCTCAAGTCCGAGCTGGCCGGCCGGATGCTCCCCGACCGGCCGGGGCAGGCGGCCGCCCAGGTCGCGGACATCGAGCAGGTCAGCAGACAGGCGCTGGCGGACGTACGGGAAGCGGTCACCGGCTACCGCCGCCCCACCCTGCCCGGTGAACTGGCGGGCGCCCGCACCGCGCTGGCGGCCGCGGGCATCGCGGCCGATGTGCCCACCGATGTGCCGGAGGACTGCCGGACCGGCGACCTGGACGAGGACCAGGAGGCCGCCCTGGCCTGGGCGCTGCGCGAGGGCATCACCAACGTCGTCCGGCACAGCGCGGCCCGCCACTGCACGGTGGCGCTCAGCTCCCGGCAGACCCTGGACGGCCGCCGCCTCGAACTCATGGTGCGTGACGACGGCAGGCACGCCGTGGCCGGACCGCGCGGGAACGGGCTCACCGGCCTGGCCGAGCGCCTCGCCCAGGCCGGCGGCACGCTCGATACGCGGGCCGGTCCCGGCTTCACCCTCACCGCCCGCGTCCCCATAGGATCCGGGGCATGA
- a CDS encoding response regulator transcription factor: MIRLLLAEDQAMVREALAALLGLEPDFEVVAQVARGDEVLAAARTHSVDVALLDIEMPGMTGIDAAAQLHRELPALKVVVLTTFGRPGYLRRAMESGAHAFLVKDAPAAQLATAVRKVLDGERVIDPTLAAAALSDGANPLTDRERDVLRAAADGSTNAELAAALHLSQGTVRNYLSTAIQKLTARNRAEAVRIAREKGWL, from the coding sequence ATGATCAGGCTCTTGCTCGCCGAGGACCAGGCCATGGTCCGGGAGGCCCTTGCCGCGCTGCTCGGCCTGGAGCCGGATTTCGAGGTCGTGGCCCAGGTGGCCCGCGGCGACGAGGTCCTGGCCGCGGCCAGGACCCACTCCGTGGACGTCGCGCTGCTCGACATCGAGATGCCGGGCATGACCGGCATCGACGCCGCGGCCCAGCTCCACCGTGAACTGCCCGCGCTCAAGGTCGTCGTCCTGACCACCTTCGGCCGCCCCGGCTATCTGCGCCGGGCCATGGAGTCGGGCGCCCACGCCTTCCTGGTCAAGGACGCACCGGCGGCCCAACTGGCCACCGCGGTACGGAAGGTGCTCGACGGCGAGCGGGTCATCGACCCCACCCTGGCGGCCGCGGCCCTCTCGGACGGTGCGAACCCGCTGACGGACCGCGAGCGCGACGTGCTGCGGGCGGCTGCGGACGGCTCGACCAACGCGGAACTGGCGGCGGCGCTGCACCTGTCGCAGGGGACCGTCCGCAACTACCTCTCGACGGCGATCCAGAAACTGACGGCCCGCAACCGGGCCGAGGCGGTGCGGATCGCCCGTGAGAAGGGCTGGCTCTGA
- a CDS encoding ABC transporter permease yields the protein MSTLVKLEITRTLRNKKFMFFSILYPSMLYLIIASGASSSDKVGGTNLTLQNFYVVAMASFGALTAVLMGNSERIAKEREKGWVRQLRLTSLPGRGYVLAKIGSAAVVTLPCIVVVFIVAALAKDVRFDAWQWLALTGVIWAGSLVFAALGVAIGYIASGDAVRPITMIIYFGLSILGGLWLPTTSFPQWLQNIAEWLPTHAYAGLGQAIEVGNAPHIKDVAILFVYFVIFAGGAAWLYRKDTLKA from the coding sequence ATGAGTACCCTGGTCAAGCTCGAAATCACCCGGACCCTGCGGAACAAGAAGTTCATGTTCTTCTCGATCCTCTACCCGTCGATGCTCTATCTGATCATCGCGAGCGGCGCGTCCTCGTCGGACAAGGTGGGCGGCACCAACCTCACGCTGCAGAACTTCTACGTGGTCGCGATGGCCTCCTTCGGCGCGCTCACCGCAGTCCTGATGGGCAACAGCGAGCGCATCGCCAAGGAGCGCGAGAAGGGCTGGGTGCGCCAGCTGCGCCTCACCTCGCTGCCGGGCCGCGGCTATGTCCTCGCGAAGATCGGCAGTGCGGCGGTGGTCACCCTGCCCTGCATCGTCGTGGTCTTCATCGTCGCGGCGCTCGCCAAGGACGTACGGTTCGACGCCTGGCAGTGGCTGGCCCTGACCGGAGTCATCTGGGCCGGCAGCCTGGTCTTCGCCGCGCTGGGGGTCGCCATCGGGTACATCGCGAGCGGTGACGCGGTCCGCCCGATCACGATGATCATCTACTTCGGCCTGTCGATCCTCGGCGGCCTGTGGCTGCCCACGACGTCCTTCCCGCAGTGGCTGCAGAACATCGCGGAGTGGCTGCCCACCCATGCGTACGCCGGCCTCGGCCAGGCCATCGAGGTGGGCAACGCCCCGCACATCAAGGACGTCGCCATCCTGTTCGTGTACTTCGTGATCTTCGCAGGCGGCGCCGCCTGGCTGTACCGGAAGGACACACTGAAGGCGTGA